TAGAAAGTGAGCAGGACAAAGGTTCTACTTTTTATTTTACTGCTATTTTTGGGAAAACTAAATCGACAAGCCCCAAAAATGATGAGCCAAAATACGACTTTAATAGAAAAAAAGCTTTGATTGTTGACAATAATTCTACTTGCAGAAATATTTACAGAAAATATTTAGAATATTGGAATTTTGAGGTGTTTGAAGCCAAAGATTCAACAAATTGTATGGAAATTTTTGAACAACAAAATTTGAATACAAATCAGGTTGATATAGCATTTATAAATTATCAAATGTGCGATATTAGCGGCATTCAACTTGCCAGTAAAATAAAATCAATAAACGCAAATAATACCCGACTTGTCCTTTTATCTTCGGTGGGTAAACAATTGTCGCCTGATGAAATTGAAGATTCAAAAATTGATGAAATACTAAACATCCCCGCTAAACAGTCTGATATATTGGAGATTATGCTTAAATATTTTAAATCTAAATTTATGCCTGCTCCAATAGAAGAATCTAAAATTGAGAACAGAAGTTTAGAAAACCTAAAGTACAATTTTAAAGTATTGCTAGCTGAAGATAATCCTATAAATCAGAAAGTTGCAAGTCATGTTTTGAAAAATCTTTGTAGTGAACTTCATATTGCCGAAAATGGAAAAATTGCTGTAGATTCGTTCAATAAAAATGACTACGATATTATTTTTATGGATTTGCACATGCCCGAAATGAACGGATTGGAAGCTACCATCAAAATTAGAGAAATTGAAAAAATAAAGAATGAACAAAATCCTATTCTAATTGTTGCAATGACGGCTGCCGCTATGAAAGAAGACCAAGAAAGATGTTTCATGGCAGGGATGAACAATTTTATTAGCAAACCATTTAACCCGCAAGATATTATTAGGATTTTTGAAGATATAAAATTGAAAGTTTAAAATATATAATCAATACAAAAAGTTTTAAAAGAATTAATTATGAGTAATAAGTACAGAGGAACAATAGGAATTTTAACTGGTGGTGGAGATGTTCCCGGATTAAATCCTGCAATTAGAGCAATAACAATCAGAGCAATACGAGAAGGATTTCGGGTTGTTGGAATTAGAAGAGGATGGGCAGGAATGATTAATATAATCAGAGATAAAAAAGTTGATAATAGCAACTCAATACAAATTCTTTCCGAAGAAATTGTAAACAGAATTGGAAGAACAGGAGGAACTTTTCTTCATTCCTCAAGAACCCGTCCGAGCCATGTACCTAAAGATCTTGTGCCAGACCATTTAAAAGATAAATATTCTGAAAATATGAACGACCTCACCCCCGAGGTTTTAAAAAATATTGAATTTGCAGGAATCGATTATTTAATTCCAATCGGAGGAGACGATACTTTAAGCTATGCTGTCAGGCTTTACAAAGAAGGGGTAAAAGTTATAGGTTTCCCAAAAACTATGGACAACGATGTCCCTGGCACTGACTATTGCATAGGTTTTAGTACCTGCATTACCAGAACCATAGAAATGACACACAAACTTCGTACATCAGCAGGTTCGCACGAGAGAGTTTTGATTATTGAAGTTTTTGGAAGATATGCAGGATTTTCAGCCATTTTGCCAACAATTGCCGGTGCTGCAAATCGCTGTGTGATACCCGAACACAAGTTCAAT
The Bacteroidota bacterium DNA segment above includes these coding regions:
- a CDS encoding ATP-dependent 6-phosphofructokinase, with product MSNKYRGTIGILTGGGDVPGLNPAIRAITIRAIREGFRVVGIRRGWAGMINIIRDKKVDNSNSIQILSEEIVNRIGRTGGTFLHSSRTRPSHVPKDLVPDHLKDKYSENMNDLTPEVLKNIEFAGIDYLIPIGGDDTLSYAVRLYKEGVKVIGFPKTMDNDVPGTDYCIGFSTCITRTIEMTHKLRTSAGSHERVLIIEVFGRYAGFSAILPTIAGAANRCVIPEHKFNMEKLTELLVEDRYSNPSKYSVVLVSEGAMLDGGNMVFSDTKQDAFGHAKLGGIGEIVSQNFRELAPKYNNGKSINVIYQKLGYLVRSGDPDAIDSIVPMAYANLALDLIMKGIHGRLVILRNGRYDNTPLDIVTSTNKIVDVSQYYDTERLRPVYTSFEFKPMFIMTGD